From a single Actinomycetota bacterium genomic region:
- a CDS encoding 4Fe-4S binding protein: MSASRGRNRKSFDRFLRLYRYKDLAFRMTNWPIIRQLGGLVVDPRNTNLTYVPIYQYMEIPPGVAAPISVIEHFIREASHHVILYRCPCRSENGCRDFDPYFGCTFLGPAARDVDPEVGRHVTAGEALGHLHQATEMGLVSCLGKFKGDAVMLGVRDHHRLMTICHCCPCCCISTAIPLASRDARDLLVRMEGLVVEVDGERCRGCGKCVQACIFRQVSLEDRQSITASLTAGESTLPAGHRATVPEDAGASPGIEEAGGTSEVYGVTASGGARRSRKVAVIGEECKGCGRCAMVCPEKAVRIRIEDPSYMEACVRRIASTVEVR, from the coding sequence GTGTCCGCTTCCCGAGGCAGGAACAGGAAGAGCTTCGACCGCTTTCTTAGGCTTTACCGCTACAAGGACCTGGCCTTCCGCATGACCAACTGGCCGATCATCCGGCAGCTGGGAGGGCTGGTGGTCGATCCCCGCAACACCAACCTGACCTACGTTCCCATTTACCAGTATATGGAAATACCTCCGGGCGTCGCCGCCCCCATCTCGGTCATCGAGCACTTCATCCGCGAGGCCTCCCACCACGTCATCCTGTACCGCTGCCCCTGCCGGAGCGAGAACGGCTGCCGGGACTTCGACCCCTACTTCGGCTGCACCTTCCTGGGCCCGGCGGCGCGGGACGTGGACCCCGAGGTGGGACGCCACGTGACCGCTGGGGAGGCCCTGGGGCACCTACATCAGGCCACGGAGATGGGCTTGGTCTCCTGCCTGGGCAAGTTCAAGGGAGACGCTGTCATGCTGGGGGTGAGGGACCATCACCGTTTGATGACCATCTGCCACTGCTGTCCCTGCTGCTGCATCTCCACCGCCATCCCCCTGGCCTCCCGCGATGCCCGGGACCTCCTGGTGAGGATGGAGGGGCTGGTGGTGGAAGTGGACGGGGAAAGGTGCCGGGGCTGCGGCAAGTGCGTGCAGGCCTGCATCTTCCGCCAGGTGAGCCTGGAGGACAGGCAATCCATAACCGCTTCACTCACCGCGGGGGAATCGACCCTACCCGCCGGGCACCGGGCGACCGTCCCGGAAGACGCCGGCGCATCCCCCGGGATAGAGGAGGCCGGCGGTACATCGGAAGTTTACGGGGTCACCGCAAGCGGGGGCGCTAGGCGGTCCCGCAAGGTGGCGGTGATCGGCGAGGAGTGCAAGGGCTGCGGCCGCTGCGCTATGGTCTGCCCGGAGAAGGCCGTGCGTATCCGCATCGAGGATCCCTCCTACATGGAGGCCTGCGTGCGGCGCATCGCCTCCACCGTGGAGGTGCGGTGA
- a CDS encoding FAD-binding oxidoreductase, protein MAKVAEDLREALGPGIASDDPRELAAYFHDPPTRLDLTLVKPRDSFQLSDVASWCYSRGVPIYTHRRGYLSPEIASSGGVLVDLSGIDRIVRIDEENLLAFVEYGVTFERLKEELDRRGLRILMPAAATSSSIVRTYLDRDVILANGATRPYQFTTFHAILADGRLWMSGTDQYTPDGHSEFREDLGPMYSNFFHASEDVFGMPYAMKAWIYRRWEERRVTAYAFREAVPAVEAARLASRHDQVFECVVADRRYLSVLLTRSPSEADALAAELPPWSVVFGFDNHPELVEIWDRQTREMAEGLGGERQEGELASLMREKFEWPWYVRDRAHYRGAVETVECFTFARKVAPLFEVVAEAAEGYELGRVAIPSYYGAAFYCETDIYHRPDDRGLSEPWFRAYREVLDRGAHVGRPRGEVARLVYSRLDPENIRMIRQLKQVLDPKGLLNPGQLMEGV, encoded by the coding sequence ATGGCCAAGGTGGCGGAGGACCTGAGGGAAGCGCTGGGACCGGGAATCGCCTCCGACGATCCCCGGGAGCTGGCGGCCTATTTCCATGACCCGCCGACCCGGCTGGATCTCACCCTGGTGAAGCCCCGGGATTCCTTCCAGCTCTCGGACGTCGCCTCCTGGTGCTATTCCCGGGGGGTGCCCATCTACACCCACCGCAGGGGATACCTCTCCCCGGAGATCGCCTCCTCCGGGGGCGTCCTCGTCGACCTTTCGGGCATCGATCGTATCGTCCGCATCGACGAGGAGAACCTCCTGGCCTTCGTGGAATACGGGGTCACCTTCGAGCGTCTCAAGGAGGAGCTGGATCGGCGGGGACTGCGCATCCTCATGCCCGCGGCGGCCACCTCCTCCTCCATTGTCCGGACCTACCTGGACCGGGACGTCATCCTGGCCAACGGGGCCACCCGGCCCTACCAGTTCACCACCTTCCATGCCATCCTGGCTGACGGCCGCCTGTGGATGAGCGGCACCGACCAGTATACCCCGGACGGCCACTCGGAGTTCCGCGAGGACCTGGGGCCCATGTATTCCAATTTCTTCCATGCCAGCGAGGACGTCTTCGGCATGCCCTACGCCATGAAGGCCTGGATTTACCGGAGGTGGGAGGAGAGGAGGGTGACGGCCTACGCCTTCCGGGAGGCGGTGCCGGCGGTGGAGGCCGCCCGCCTGGCCTCCCGGCACGACCAGGTCTTCGAGTGCGTGGTCGCCGACCGGAGGTACCTCTCCGTGCTCCTCACCCGGAGTCCCTCGGAGGCGGACGCCCTGGCGGCGGAGCTCCCGCCCTGGAGCGTGGTCTTCGGCTTCGACAACCACCCCGAACTGGTGGAGATATGGGACCGGCAGACGCGGGAAATGGCCGAGGGGCTGGGCGGCGAACGGCAGGAAGGCGAGCTGGCCTCCCTCATGCGGGAGAAGTTCGAGTGGCCGTGGTACGTGAGGGACCGGGCGCACTACCGGGGAGCGGTGGAGACCGTGGAGTGCTTCACCTTCGCCAGGAAGGTCGCTCCTCTCTTCGAGGTGGTGGCGGAGGCGGCGGAGGGATACGAGCTGGGCCGGGTGGCCATCCCCAGCTACTACGGGGCCGCCTTCTACTGCGAGACGGACATCTACCACCGTCCCGACGACCGGGGCCTTTCCGAGCCGTGGTTCCGGGCTTACCGGGAAGTCCTGGACCGGGGGGCCCACGTGGGGCGGCCGCGGGGCGAGGTGGCCCGCCTGGTCTATTCGCGCCTGGACCCGGAAAACATCCGTATGATACGCCAGCTCAAGCAGGTCCTGGATCCCAAGGGCCTCCTCAATCCCGGCCAGCTGATGGAGGGGGTGTAG
- a CDS encoding (Fe-S)-binding protein, with protein sequence MERGLTRKREKLTDYRDDYWVCGKCKMCQSINVQKFVSARFSANCPCGTRYRFESYYAAGMMEIARAITNLEFEPTEKTAEIIYSCNLCGLCQEMCFPLKGLHTTRIIQLMREKAVEEGWGPLPAHAPLLRSTRERDNPFGLEKGFKGKAVRDLEVRDLTREKAEYLLFVGCAYAAPGREERLSSLVRALRAAGLDFGVLGEAEPCCRSLNLALGDHDGFEERALENIELFRSTGATCIVTACPHCLQVLRDEYARAMDLEVVHATEVLARALKKGAFSPEGKRKLKGVYHDPCFLGRWCEIYEAPRRLLSAVPGLELLEFERNLENSWCCGAGGGVKAGRPELSAWTADERLEEARAVGAEAVITACPHCADQLLSRNGMPVYEIYELL encoded by the coding sequence ATGGAGCGGGGACTTACTAGGAAGAGGGAGAAGCTCACCGATTACCGGGACGACTACTGGGTGTGCGGCAAGTGCAAGATGTGCCAGTCCATCAACGTGCAGAAGTTCGTGAGCGCCCGCTTCTCCGCCAACTGCCCCTGCGGCACGCGGTACCGCTTCGAGTCCTACTACGCGGCGGGGATGATGGAGATCGCCCGGGCCATCACCAACCTGGAATTCGAGCCCACGGAGAAGACGGCGGAGATCATCTACTCCTGCAACCTGTGCGGCCTGTGCCAGGAGATGTGCTTCCCCCTCAAGGGGCTGCACACCACCCGTATCATCCAGTTGATGCGGGAAAAGGCGGTGGAGGAGGGATGGGGTCCGCTGCCCGCCCATGCCCCCTTGCTCCGGTCCACGCGGGAGCGGGACAACCCCTTCGGGCTGGAGAAGGGGTTCAAGGGCAAGGCTGTCCGCGACCTGGAAGTGCGGGACCTCACCAGGGAGAAGGCGGAGTACCTTCTCTTCGTGGGCTGCGCCTACGCCGCCCCTGGACGGGAGGAAAGGCTTTCCTCCCTTGTCCGGGCACTGCGGGCGGCCGGCCTTGACTTCGGGGTGCTGGGTGAGGCCGAGCCCTGCTGCCGGAGCCTCAACCTGGCCCTGGGAGACCACGACGGGTTCGAGGAGCGCGCCCTGGAGAACATTGAGCTGTTCCGCTCCACCGGCGCCACCTGCATCGTCACCGCCTGCCCCCACTGCCTGCAGGTGCTCCGCGACGAGTACGCGCGGGCCATGGACCTGGAGGTGGTTCACGCCACGGAGGTGCTGGCGCGCGCCCTGAAGAAAGGGGCCTTCTCCCCGGAGGGGAAGAGGAAGCTCAAGGGTGTTTACCACGACCCCTGCTTCCTGGGCCGGTGGTGCGAGATATACGAGGCGCCGCGCCGGCTGCTTTCCGCCGTTCCCGGCCTGGAGCTCCTGGAGTTCGAGCGCAACCTGGAGAACTCCTGGTGCTGCGGCGCGGGCGGGGGGGTGAAGGCGGGGCGGCCCGAGCTTTCCGCCTGGACGGCGGACGAGAGGCTGGAGGAGGCGCGCGCCGTGGGCGCCGAGGCGGTGATCACCGCCTGCCCCCACTGCGCGGACCAGCTCCTCTCCCGGAATGGCATGCCGGTTTACGAGATCTACGAGCTGCTGTGA
- a CDS encoding CoA transferase has translation MRSMLEGIRVIDFTTTVAGPGCTFFLADMGAEVIKVERPGLGDEARLFPPYKDGFSASFAVLNRGKKGITLDLKNPEGVNLFKELVSVSDVLVENFRPGVMKKLGLDYETLKEVNPRLVMCSISGYGQYGPLSHLPAYDAVIQAMSGLMSTTGFPDGPPLRSGTLIVDISTAFYAAFGVCAALFARERTGKGEYLDISMYDVGINLLEAKFVDYTVTGNVPRRTGNRYPYVTPFDTYRTRDGFVLIICVGDQPFHNLCRAMGRPELAEDERFRDLMARNANEPALKEIVEEWSSRLTTDEVWELMQEYEVPGAPIRDVRQVVEEPHTRARGMLVDLEQPGAGTITIFGPALKAAESDIRPRGPAPALGEHNRWFLEELLGKDPAEVERILASGAMG, from the coding sequence ATGCGTTCCATGCTCGAGGGCATCAGGGTCATAGATTTCACCACCACCGTGGCCGGACCGGGCTGCACCTTCTTCCTGGCCGACATGGGCGCGGAGGTCATCAAGGTAGAGAGGCCGGGGCTGGGCGACGAGGCGCGCCTCTTCCCTCCTTATAAGGATGGCTTCTCGGCCTCCTTCGCCGTCCTCAACCGGGGGAAGAAGGGCATCACCCTGGACCTCAAGAACCCCGAGGGGGTAAACCTTTTCAAGGAGCTGGTCTCCGTTTCCGACGTGCTGGTGGAGAACTTCCGCCCCGGGGTGATGAAGAAGCTGGGGCTGGACTACGAGACCCTGAAGGAGGTCAATCCCCGGCTGGTGATGTGCTCCATCTCCGGATACGGGCAGTACGGGCCGCTCTCCCACCTGCCCGCCTACGACGCGGTCATCCAGGCCATGAGCGGGCTGATGAGCACCACCGGGTTTCCGGACGGCCCGCCCCTCCGTTCCGGCACCCTCATCGTGGACATCTCCACCGCCTTTTACGCCGCCTTCGGGGTGTGCGCCGCCCTCTTCGCCCGGGAGAGGACCGGGAAGGGGGAATACCTGGACATCTCCATGTACGACGTGGGCATCAACCTCCTGGAGGCCAAGTTCGTGGACTACACGGTGACCGGTAACGTCCCCCGGCGAACCGGAAACCGCTATCCCTACGTGACGCCATTCGATACCTACCGCACCCGGGACGGCTTCGTGCTCATCATCTGCGTGGGCGACCAGCCGTTCCACAACCTCTGCCGGGCCATGGGCCGCCCGGAGCTGGCGGAGGACGAGCGCTTCCGGGATTTGATGGCCCGAAACGCGAACGAGCCGGCCCTCAAGGAGATCGTCGAGGAATGGTCCTCCCGGCTGACCACGGATGAAGTCTGGGAGCTCATGCAGGAATACGAGGTGCCGGGAGCTCCCATCCGGGACGTGAGGCAGGTGGTGGAAGAGCCCCATACCCGGGCCCGGGGCATGCTGGTGGACCTGGAGCAGCCGGGGGCGGGGACCATCACCATCTTCGGGCCGGCCCTGAAGGCGGCGGAGAGCGACATCCGCCCCCGGGGCCCAGCGCCCGCTCTCGGGGAGCACAACCGCTGGTTCCTGGAGGAGTTGCTGGGGAAGGACCCCGCGGAGGTGGAGAGGATACTGGCCTCCGGGGCCATGGGATAG
- a CDS encoding AMP-binding protein: protein MRETMRGYSRRARLAASRRLSMSNLFEMLAMAYDQATALELTHPFLPTLLPRRELSFAQALQLTNLAAEALIRGLDLRKGQRVLLLAPEAGETLLLTAAMIKAGGIAVPLTGFPEGEVLDLLLREGGIQKALLGSGFFRQAAPGKADLLRGREGLRTMPVNRADTGPGELSLEEACGESSGFFLPYTLKPASVVLLSLREKTNGNPLLVMATSRALLFPARFWGPLLPVKAGERCLFLLPPDTPSSHAAAVLALCAGLRLETLRYDDPGVILSQVKAKSPGVLMATARQLLLLAKEASASSSLAPVRLWISVGKLEEASFDLVRECAVRRSRNGEQVLLLEFLSINEAAPLALFRLSLFGRKPLLRTPFLPVPPHRVKRCPRGLEGGREVAAIRGPAVTPGWWNDLEASLRAWREGWFYPDAPSGQVSLPGMET from the coding sequence ATGCGGGAAACGATGCGCGGTTATTCCCGAAGGGCGCGCCTTGCCGCCAGCCGGCGCCTGAGCATGTCCAATCTTTTCGAGATGCTGGCGATGGCTTACGACCAGGCGACGGCGCTGGAGCTTACCCATCCCTTCCTGCCCACCCTCTTGCCGCGGAGGGAATTATCCTTCGCCCAGGCCCTCCAACTAACCAACCTGGCGGCCGAGGCGCTCATCCGCGGCCTGGACCTGCGCAAGGGGCAACGGGTGCTGCTCCTGGCCCCGGAGGCGGGGGAGACACTCCTTTTGACGGCGGCGATGATCAAGGCCGGTGGGATCGCCGTTCCCCTTACCGGGTTCCCTGAGGGAGAAGTCCTGGACCTTCTCTTAAGGGAAGGCGGGATCCAAAAGGCCCTGCTGGGCAGCGGGTTTTTCCGGCAGGCGGCCCCGGGGAAGGCGGATCTCCTGCGTGGCCGGGAAGGCCTGCGGACCATGCCCGTGAACCGCGCGGACACGGGTCCCGGAGAGCTCTCGCTGGAGGAAGCCTGTGGGGAGTCCTCCGGGTTCTTCCTGCCCTACACCCTGAAACCCGCCAGCGTAGTCCTCCTCTCGCTGCGGGAAAAAACCAACGGGAATCCCCTCCTGGTAATGGCTACCAGCCGGGCGCTGCTGTTCCCGGCGCGATTCTGGGGACCACTCCTCCCGGTCAAAGCGGGGGAACGCTGCCTTTTCCTCCTGCCTCCGGACACTCCCTCCTCCCATGCCGCCGCGGTCCTGGCCCTTTGCGCCGGCCTGCGCCTGGAAACCTTACGGTACGACGACCCCGGTGTAATCCTTTCGCAAGTTAAGGCAAAAAGTCCAGGCGTGCTCATGGCCACGGCGCGCCAACTCCTGCTTCTGGCAAAGGAAGCTTCGGCATCTTCCTCGCTGGCCCCCGTGAGGTTGTGGATATCCGTGGGAAAGCTGGAAGAGGCATCTTTCGATCTGGTCAGGGAATGCGCCGTAAGGCGGAGCCGGAACGGGGAACAAGTCCTTTTATTGGAATTTCTTTCCATAAATGAAGCGGCTCCCCTGGCGCTCTTTCGACTTTCCCTCTTCGGGAGGAAACCACTTCTCCGTACGCCCTTCCTGCCCGTCCCGCCCCACCGGGTGAAGAGGTGCCCCAGAGGCCTTGAGGGTGGACGGGAAGTGGCGGCCATCAGGGGTCCCGCGGTGACCCCGGGCTGGTGGAACGACCTGGAGGCCTCCCTGCGGGCCTGGAGGGAGGGATGGTTCTATCCGGACGCGCCCTCCGGCCAGGTGAGCCTCCCGGGAATGGAGACCTAA
- a CDS encoding NAD(P)/FAD-dependent oxidoreductase: MADYDVIVIGAGCGGISAGALLARQGRKVLVLEQSDRVGSCCSTFEREGYRFDVGASIVEVIYPIRKAFEELGTSFEKEVDLVLCDPIYSYIFEDGSRINYPLSLEGTAEVISRISPEDARQWYRLADYFADMMRQTIETFFTNPCNGMLDMVKMGLRNPRMLRFLPLFFQSYQDVILKYFKNDVVQQTMSFQSFYCGLPPELAPGFIALIPYSEHEGIWYPKGGMIQIPQAFRRLGEKLGMEVRLNTRVDKVMVRDRRVEGVRLADGTEITSDLVVSNVNAKKLYLEMIGEEHLPWLARYGIKSYEVSMSCVMLYVGVDYRPPLEAHHSLTIGPLQMMNDFWWNEFRRGKIPEKVHGLICWPTESDPSLAPEGHHVLNIMGMGPYKLEGTDWDRERQRVAERMIDGLSEKAIPGLKDHVTVLEVSTPLDFERRLLSPGGAIYGLQMDLPAQAVFRPAARSKSIKGLYLVGASTHPGGGVPSTVASGLIASKLIERYEG; this comes from the coding sequence ATGGCCGATTACGACGTCATCGTCATCGGGGCGGGTTGCGGTGGGATATCCGCCGGCGCCCTCCTGGCCAGGCAGGGGAGGAAGGTCCTGGTCCTGGAACAGTCGGACCGGGTGGGAAGTTGCTGCTCCACCTTCGAGCGGGAAGGATACCGTTTCGACGTAGGTGCCTCCATAGTGGAGGTGATCTACCCCATCCGTAAGGCCTTCGAGGAGCTGGGCACCAGCTTCGAGAAGGAGGTGGACCTGGTCCTCTGCGACCCCATCTACAGTTACATCTTCGAGGACGGCTCGCGCATCAACTACCCCCTTTCCCTGGAGGGGACGGCGGAGGTCATCTCCCGCATCTCCCCGGAGGACGCCAGGCAGTGGTATCGCTTGGCCGACTACTTCGCGGACATGATGCGCCAGACCATCGAGACCTTCTTCACCAATCCCTGCAACGGCATGCTGGACATGGTGAAGATGGGCCTGCGCAATCCGCGCATGCTCAGGTTCCTCCCCCTCTTCTTCCAAAGCTACCAGGACGTCATCCTCAAGTACTTCAAGAACGACGTGGTGCAGCAGACCATGTCCTTCCAGTCCTTCTACTGCGGGCTGCCGCCGGAGCTGGCCCCCGGTTTCATCGCCCTCATCCCTTACTCCGAGCACGAGGGCATCTGGTACCCCAAGGGGGGGATGATCCAGATCCCCCAGGCCTTCCGGCGCCTCGGGGAGAAGCTGGGCATGGAGGTGCGCCTGAACACGCGGGTGGACAAGGTGATGGTGAGGGACCGCCGCGTGGAGGGGGTGCGGCTGGCCGACGGGACGGAGATCACCTCCGACCTGGTGGTCTCCAATGTCAACGCCAAGAAGCTCTACCTGGAGATGATCGGGGAGGAACACCTGCCCTGGCTGGCCCGTTACGGCATCAAGAGCTACGAAGTTTCCATGTCCTGCGTCATGCTCTACGTGGGAGTGGATTACCGCCCTCCCCTGGAGGCCCATCACAGCCTGACCATAGGCCCCCTGCAGATGATGAACGACTTCTGGTGGAACGAGTTCCGGCGGGGGAAGATACCGGAAAAGGTGCACGGCCTCATCTGCTGGCCCACGGAATCCGATCCCTCCCTGGCCCCGGAGGGACATCACGTCCTGAACATCATGGGCATGGGTCCCTACAAGCTGGAGGGGACCGACTGGGACCGGGAGAGGCAGAGGGTGGCGGAGCGCATGATCGACGGACTCTCCGAGAAGGCCATCCCGGGGCTGAAGGACCACGTCACCGTGCTGGAGGTATCCACGCCCCTGGACTTCGAGCGGCGGCTGCTCTCCCCGGGAGGGGCCATCTACGGTCTGCAGATGGACCTCCCGGCCCAGGCGGTGTTTCGCCCGGCGGCCAGGTCCAAGAGCATCAAGGGCCTCTACCTGGTCGGGGCCTCCACCCACCCGGGGGGCGGGGTGCCCTCCACGGTGGCCTCCGGCCTCATCGCCTCCAAGCTCATCGAGAGGTACGAGGGTTAA
- a CDS encoding FAD-binding oxidoreductase — MKGKDLWKDLRERKIIKVPVKHEIDGTHNRPENLEKAYRELQEALGEEWVSNDINITVAYARDQSVVPMNHPHIVALPGSTEDVVAIMKIANRYLVDVTPYGTGLNTLGMTITPYGGILCDLRRMDRILEIDEENMYCTIGPGVTFAQLQTETLKRGLRLINPSTSANASVVSNIMMGNISTLANKYGVGLDHIIGYRIVLPEGKVMVCGPQAYGADNAHLPGPGPDVRAFIRGSLGTMGIITEMTIRLYPEPNHLKLTVPVSDSEKWEHIAPALKAVSQRNIVVENAYFQNTYMGIFLAETNAESAKLIPMFPRHYVVPVTGGYSQEETEIKCRVCEEDILAVAPEFEFMDWEVVEDISEGRILGVDKFTKFFRESVRVQRVKGSFFVGFGLDHLEYLPEINREMMRAMTSQVGTDDNVISADLIATYFQPYDMGRLGFIEFDIFIDQSNPEDSLRTISGTLAAMAASFRKGSGVCFGIWPLLEGAGPLHDLIGLVFPQAATYVDTYRTMKMIYDPNNVCLRRFEYDTLRMKKAAL; from the coding sequence ATGAAAGGGAAGGATCTGTGGAAGGACCTGCGGGAGAGGAAAATCATCAAGGTGCCGGTTAAGCACGAGATAGACGGTACCCACAACCGGCCGGAGAACCTGGAGAAGGCCTACCGGGAGCTCCAGGAAGCCCTGGGGGAGGAGTGGGTGTCCAACGACATCAACATCACCGTGGCCTATGCCAGGGACCAGTCGGTGGTGCCCATGAACCACCCCCACATCGTGGCCCTTCCGGGCTCCACCGAGGACGTGGTGGCCATCATGAAAATAGCCAACCGCTACCTGGTGGACGTCACCCCCTACGGGACGGGACTGAACACCCTGGGCATGACCATCACGCCCTATGGGGGCATCCTCTGCGACCTGAGGCGCATGGACCGCATCCTGGAGATCGACGAGGAGAACATGTACTGCACCATAGGCCCCGGGGTGACCTTCGCCCAGCTGCAGACGGAGACCCTCAAGAGGGGGCTGCGCCTCATCAACCCCTCCACCTCCGCCAACGCCTCGGTGGTCTCCAACATCATGATGGGAAATATTTCCACCCTGGCCAACAAGTACGGGGTGGGACTGGACCACATCATCGGCTACAGGATCGTCCTCCCGGAGGGCAAGGTCATGGTCTGCGGGCCGCAGGCCTACGGGGCGGACAACGCCCACCTGCCCGGGCCGGGGCCCGACGTGCGGGCCTTCATCCGGGGCTCCCTGGGAACCATGGGCATCATCACCGAGATGACCATCCGCCTCTACCCCGAGCCCAACCACCTGAAGCTCACCGTGCCCGTAAGCGACAGCGAGAAGTGGGAGCACATCGCTCCCGCCCTGAAGGCCGTCAGCCAGCGCAACATCGTGGTGGAGAACGCCTACTTCCAGAACACCTACATGGGCATCTTCCTGGCGGAGACCAACGCCGAGTCCGCCAAGCTCATCCCCATGTTCCCCCGCCACTACGTGGTCCCGGTAACCGGGGGATATTCCCAGGAGGAAACGGAGATCAAGTGCCGGGTCTGCGAGGAGGACATCCTGGCCGTGGCGCCGGAATTCGAGTTCATGGACTGGGAGGTGGTGGAGGACATCTCCGAGGGGCGCATCCTGGGGGTGGATAAATTTACCAAGTTTTTCCGGGAATCGGTGCGCGTGCAGCGGGTCAAGGGCTCCTTCTTCGTGGGCTTCGGGCTGGACCACCTGGAGTATCTACCGGAGATCAACCGGGAGATGATGCGGGCCATGACCTCCCAGGTGGGGACGGATGACAACGTCATCTCCGCGGACCTCATCGCCACCTACTTCCAGCCCTACGACATGGGGAGGCTGGGCTTCATCGAGTTCGACATCTTCATCGACCAGTCCAACCCCGAGGACAGCCTGCGCACCATCAGCGGAACCCTGGCGGCCATGGCCGCCTCCTTCCGCAAGGGCTCCGGGGTGTGCTTCGGCATCTGGCCCCTGTTGGAGGGGGCGGGCCCCCTGCACGATCTCATCGGCCTGGTCTTCCCCCAGGCGGCCACCTACGTGGACACCTACCGGACCATGAAGATGATCTACGACCCCAACAACGTCTGCCTGCGGCGCTTCGAGTACGACACCCTGCGCATGAAGAAGGCCGCTTTGTGA
- a CDS encoding lactate racemase domain-containing protein, translated as MRRLVFYGDDLVMVDLPERTRVLEAPPPLPSLPDYQVRVREALRQPVGSPPLPELVGPGSRVTIAFDDPCLPLPPAWRDVRGLAVEAVLEELFSLGVRREDVELVCAVGLHRKWTERELRHLLGKRVWAVMGPARITNHDAEDPAGVVDLGTTPEGYRVEVNRKLMESDLTIYVNVNWTSMNGGWKSYLVGLGTYRTIREHHNVKVLVEGGSVMDPASRFHAVLRAQGEYLARHARLLSVETVLNNRVWPGPLGRLLSLSRDWVPLPFRLSRPLPAAAKAAVSSRLRSAYAPVAVHAGNPGEVHRLTLEELFRQQNVRLEEQGDALFLALPDISPYAVFSRINPLLAANSALGYVFNLHLGRPAVREGGVMVLLQPFRPGFHRRHHLPYVEFFERVLSHTRDPAEMEARFEEDFAARKEYIHAYRHEYSYHGVHPFYVWYWCGLALKHLERVIVVGARRREVVERLGFQWADSLEDAWKETERILGRDFSLIHFSIPPIFAVEAGGTGEA; from the coding sequence ATGAGGAGGCTTGTCTTCTACGGGGACGACCTGGTGATGGTGGACCTTCCGGAGCGCACCCGGGTCCTGGAGGCCCCGCCCCCGCTCCCGTCCCTCCCCGATTACCAGGTGAGGGTAAGGGAGGCCCTCAGGCAACCGGTGGGCTCGCCGCCCCTCCCCGAGCTGGTGGGCCCGGGCTCCCGGGTGACCATCGCCTTTGATGACCCCTGCCTTCCCCTCCCTCCCGCGTGGAGGGACGTGCGGGGCCTGGCCGTGGAAGCCGTCCTGGAGGAGCTCTTCTCCCTCGGGGTGCGGCGGGAGGACGTGGAGCTGGTGTGCGCCGTCGGGCTCCACCGCAAGTGGACGGAGAGGGAGCTGCGTCATCTCCTGGGAAAGAGGGTCTGGGCGGTGATGGGGCCAGCCCGGATAACCAACCACGACGCGGAGGACCCCGCCGGCGTGGTGGACCTGGGGACCACCCCGGAGGGTTACCGGGTGGAGGTCAATAGGAAATTAATGGAATCCGACCTCACCATCTACGTCAACGTCAACTGGACCAGCATGAACGGGGGCTGGAAGTCCTACCTGGTGGGGCTGGGGACCTACCGTACCATCCGGGAGCATCACAACGTCAAGGTGCTGGTGGAGGGGGGCTCGGTCATGGACCCCGCCAGCCGCTTTCACGCCGTCCTGCGGGCCCAGGGCGAGTACCTGGCCCGGCACGCCCGCCTGCTCAGCGTGGAGACGGTGCTCAACAACCGGGTTTGGCCGGGACCCTTGGGGAGGCTCCTTTCCCTCTCCCGGGACTGGGTACCCCTGCCCTTCCGCCTCTCCCGGCCCCTTCCCGCGGCGGCGAAGGCGGCGGTCTCCTCCCGGCTGCGCAGCGCCTATGCCCCGGTGGCCGTGCATGCCGGGAACCCGGGGGAGGTGCACCGCCTCACCCTGGAGGAGCTCTTCCGCCAGCAGAACGTGCGCCTGGAGGAGCAGGGCGACGCCCTCTTCCTGGCCCTGCCGGACATCAGCCCCTACGCGGTCTTCTCGCGCATCAATCCCCTCCTGGCCGCCAACTCCGCCCTGGGCTACGTCTTCAACCTCCACCTGGGCCGGCCGGCGGTGCGCGAGGGAGGGGTGATGGTACTCCTGCAGCCCTTCCGGCCCGGTTTCCACCGCCGGCACCACCTGCCCTACGTGGAGTTCTTTGAACGCGTCCTCTCCCACACCCGCGACCCGGCAGAGATGGAGGCACGCTTCGAGGAAGACTTCGCCGCCCGCAAGGAATATATCCACGCCTACCGGCACGAATATTCCTACCACGGGGTGCACCCCTTCTACGTGTGGTACTGGTGCGGGCTGGCCCTGAAACACCTGGAAAGGGTCATCGTGGTGGGGGCGCGGCGCCGGGAGGTGGTGGAGAGGCTGGGATTCCAGTGGGCCGATTCCCTGGAGGACGCCTGGAAGGAAACGGAGAGGATACTGGGCAGGGATTTTTCTCTCATCCATTTTTCCATCCCGCCCATCTTCGCCGTGGAGGCGGGCGGTACAGGGGAAGCTTAA